A single region of the Pontibacter kalidii genome encodes:
- the lipB gene encoding lipoyl(octanoyl) transferase LipB codes for MQKNTDIQFQHLGLIDYKEAWDYQDKLFTATLELKVQNRAAAPEAQVPTPNYLLFCQHPHVYTLGKSGHEEHLLLNQEGLQAKGATYYKINRGGDITYHGPGQIVGYPILDLENYFTDIHKYLRFLEEAIILTLADYGVAAGRIPGLTGVWLDHVEQRSPRKICAMGVKCSRWVTMHGFAFNINTDLDYFNNIVPCGISDKAVTSLAKELGHEVPLAEVEEKLLKHLGALFGSTITTAAHEEGH; via the coding sequence GTGCAAAAGAATACCGACATACAGTTTCAGCACCTGGGCCTGATCGACTACAAAGAGGCGTGGGACTACCAGGACAAGCTCTTTACCGCCACCCTGGAGTTAAAAGTACAGAACCGCGCCGCTGCACCGGAGGCGCAGGTGCCAACGCCCAACTACCTCCTTTTCTGCCAGCACCCCCATGTATACACGCTGGGCAAGAGCGGCCATGAGGAGCACCTGTTGCTGAACCAGGAGGGGCTGCAGGCCAAGGGCGCCACCTACTATAAGATCAACCGAGGCGGTGACATCACCTACCACGGCCCCGGCCAGATTGTAGGCTACCCCATCCTGGACCTGGAGAACTACTTCACCGACATCCACAAGTACCTGCGTTTCCTGGAGGAGGCGATCATACTTACCCTGGCAGACTACGGCGTTGCCGCTGGCCGCATCCCGGGTCTTACCGGCGTGTGGCTCGACCACGTGGAACAGCGCAGCCCGCGCAAGATCTGCGCCATGGGCGTAAAGTGCAGCCGCTGGGTAACCATGCACGGCTTTGCCTTCAACATCAACACCGACCTGGATTACTTTAATAACATCGTGCCGTGCGGGATTTCTGATAAAGCCGTAACTTCGCTGGCCAAAGAGCTGGGGCATGAGGTGCCGCTGGCCGAGGTAGAGGAGAAACTGTTAAAGCACCTGGGCGCCTTGTTCGGGTCCACTATTACAACTGCTGCGCATGAAGAAGGACATTGA
- a CDS encoding bifunctional phosphoglucose/phosphomannose isomerase, protein MKQHIEGFTQQLRHALEIGEGAAVTFPRPKYNHVVMAGMGGSGICSSILQAYVADKLKVPVVVQKGYTLPAFAGPSTLVIASSFSGNTEEALSVVRQAMEAEAGVAFVTSGGEMLRMAQANNMPHIVIPSDAGQPRASLGFTLVQQLYLLHYAELLDDTFKTELRQSITLLEEQAGSIKVQASALASSLRGKLPMLYASDALAPVALRFQQQLNTNAKQLAHVNVLPEASHNEVEGWQQPAELFSNLAVVYIKTGYDHPRARLRMELARPVLEHKVQDVLEVEAVGATLLEQMLYLIHLFDWVSLYLAGLNKVDPNTTDNINYLKVELSKV, encoded by the coding sequence ATGAAACAACATATCGAAGGCTTTACCCAGCAGCTGCGCCACGCCCTGGAAATTGGGGAGGGCGCTGCTGTTACTTTCCCCCGCCCCAAGTATAACCACGTAGTCATGGCCGGCATGGGCGGTTCGGGCATCTGCAGCAGCATTCTGCAGGCTTACGTAGCCGATAAGCTAAAGGTGCCTGTGGTGGTGCAGAAAGGCTATACCTTGCCGGCTTTCGCCGGCCCAAGTACCTTGGTGATTGCGTCCTCCTTCTCCGGGAATACGGAGGAGGCCCTTTCGGTGGTGCGGCAGGCCATGGAGGCGGAAGCCGGCGTGGCCTTTGTGACCTCGGGTGGGGAGATGCTCCGCATGGCGCAGGCCAACAACATGCCGCACATCGTCATCCCTTCGGATGCGGGGCAGCCGCGCGCCAGTCTGGGCTTCACGCTGGTGCAACAGTTATACTTGCTGCATTATGCAGAGCTTTTGGACGATACCTTTAAAACGGAGCTCAGGCAAAGTATAACCCTGCTGGAGGAGCAGGCCGGGAGTATAAAAGTACAGGCCAGCGCACTGGCCAGCTCGCTGCGGGGCAAGCTACCCATGCTGTACGCCAGCGATGCCCTGGCGCCGGTGGCGCTGCGCTTCCAGCAGCAGCTTAATACCAACGCCAAGCAACTGGCCCACGTGAATGTCTTGCCCGAAGCGAGCCACAACGAGGTGGAGGGCTGGCAGCAGCCGGCGGAACTATTCAGTAACCTGGCTGTTGTGTACATCAAAACCGGCTACGACCACCCCCGCGCCAGGCTGCGCATGGAGCTGGCCAGGCCGGTGCTGGAGCACAAGGTGCAGGATGTGCTGGAGGTAGAGGCCGTGGGTGCCACTTTGCTGGAGCAGATGCTCTACCTCATCCACCTGTTCGACTGGGTATCGCTGTACCTGGCCGGGCTGAACAAAGTGGACCCGAACACGACTGATAATATTAACTACCTGAAAGTAGAACTTTCCAAAGTATAA
- a CDS encoding YraN family protein codes for MASQISKHLHTGRLGENHAAAYLRGQGYTILRQNYRYKRAEIDLIAQKDKLLVFVEVKTRATNRYGYPEEAVNDRKEALLLGAAEEFILQEEWQHEVRFDIISVTLTSPPEIHHIEDAFY; via the coding sequence ATGGCTTCTCAAATAAGCAAGCACCTCCATACCGGCCGGTTGGGCGAAAACCACGCCGCCGCTTACCTGCGGGGCCAGGGCTATACTATCCTGCGGCAGAACTACAGGTATAAACGCGCCGAGATAGACCTGATTGCACAGAAAGACAAGCTGCTGGTGTTTGTGGAGGTAAAGACCAGGGCTACTAATAGGTACGGGTATCCGGAAGAGGCGGTTAATGATAGGAAGGAGGCGCTGCTGCTGGGTGCCGCCGAGGAGTTTATACTTCAGGAGGAGTGGCAGCATGAGGTGCGGTTTGATATCATCTCGGTTACTTTAACCTCTCCGCCGGAGATTCATCATATTGAGGATGCTTTTTACTGA